From Malus sylvestris chromosome 1, drMalSylv7.2, whole genome shotgun sequence:
AGCAGTGTGTCAACCCCTTAGCATTCAAGTttgaaactcttttttttttttttaatttgaatagTTTATATTCTTTGTTTGACAAgacaaaatatattttaaagtaCTCAATTTTATGGGAAGAGGTAATCGAACTTGGGTGCAAATGGTTAGACCCTCCCAACTGATGATACAAAGCCAGAGATTTGGTCCAAAATTTGGGGTTTGGTTGGGTTCAAAAGCAATGGTACATGCGTATCAGATTAGGCATATTTACCAATCGACATCCATATTTGTTGATTTGAATTAAACATAACAAAACAACACTAATATTCCTCATAAAACAtgatcatttttctttaaattaaatAAGACATAGCACTTTCCTATAGCTTCATAGATTGTATGTAAATAATTCACTAAGCACAGAACAGGAATCCCTCTCAAGTTTTATTTCTCCTCTCAGTTTTCATGCCTCCACTTTTTCATTTCCGGCTTCAGCACGATAAGATTCCTTGCACCCATTCAACAATTCAGATAACCTCGCGGCCAAACTTTGCTTTGCTGCAGGAGAAACACCGTGCTTTCCAACGATCGACTCTAGAACTGCCtcggaaagtagtttgttttcTATCACCGTGTTTGCAGCTTCAGGTACAGATGCATCTCTAGAGAAGCTAATCTGTGGCGAAAGCAAGGGGGAAAGATGTCAAAATCCGATGTAAACTACAGAAGTAACCATCCAAAAGTAGGATTACTAACCGTTAGTGATCCTTTGGGAGATTGCGTGAAAAGAATGGAGGCGCCGGGTGGGAAGTTTTGATCTTTGAAGACCTCAAGGAACTTTTCAATGGCTTTGCCTTCTGCATCAGTGTAAATTCCGATTGACTTCCAAAAGGCAACGCAATTCTCCGAAACTTTGTCAGAGTATTGCTGGCCTGTGAGTGGCAGTATCGTTGTCACTTGAATGAATTTCTCAAACGGACCTACAAAAGGATAGCGAAGATCATAAACCGCGCTACAAAACTATAGTCATATCTTTAGTAACTGTTTCCTATGCCTCAAGTAATCACCATAACCAGAAGATAGCACTACATTTTGAGAGATTCATTCATTCTAATTGGCTGGTCAGGACTAAATTACCACCATAACCATGAGCATACATAAGTTTAAAAATGAgagtataactcaagaaatctACGACATTTGTTGAATGTACAGATCTATATCGGCAACTGAGAGAAGGGCGGGCCACAGGGGATGAATAATGTAACAATATTCAACCAGTCGTTAAAACAGCGAAGAAATCCGTGTTACCTGTAACGATGTCCCTGAAGAACTCAACGGACTCCGTCAACTCCTCGGCCGTCTTACCCTTCCACTTAACGGCGAGCAGAGGCACGGCGTTTTCCTCCAAGTACACTCCGATCGCCGTGAACTTCACGAAGTTCCCCTGAATCTCCAGCCCCCTCACCCCTGCGCACGTTAGCAACCAAAATACCGTCAATCGGAACCAAAAGCAAGCAAAAAACATTCAAACAATCAGAATCGCAGATATAAGCGGCGGAGATGCAAAGTTTACAGACCTGCGCCTCCGAGGAACAGAGTGTTGGAGGAGCCCGGAGGTTTGACGGACGGTGGAAACGCAGTCGTCTCGACCTGGAGTCCGGCGAGCGATGGCGTTGGAGCCATTTGACAATTTTGTTGTTattgtgtagagagagagatggggtttGCTTTCGGAAACGGTGGATTTAAATAGAGATGGAAAGTGGACGGGAGAGACCCGCTTCTCTGGGAATAGAGATGGAAAGTGGACGGGAGAGACccgcttctctgccctcccacttttcATACACACTCATCGTTTCTGTTttatgatcacggttaagctatattaaaattttatattaatttttttataaaaataataataatataaaaatttaacCCAACTTAATACCTTAATTGTAAtcgtataaataaaaaaaagataagaatgtataaaaaataaaaggacagAGAGAGTCCAGGTCCGGACGGTAGAGGGTTTGATGAGTAAGAAGAGGCGGTTGCGTGGGAGCCTTAAAGACGTGCGGGCGGCTGGAGGTAAGTCTGGGAGGTGTCCACAAACTGATAGTCTGGTACCcagaaatagagagagagagagagagagagtaaaagaTTGTAAAGAACTTTTCTAAGGTAAAAAGATAGTGATTGGTCCATCTTGGGTGATGtgatcaattagttttaattaatagctaaaatatcgataatattgaaAATATCAGTAATctaaaaatacggaaattttAATGGAAATATCgaaatattatcgatatcgataaaaattgaataaaaatcatgaaaattgtaagaaaacattgtaagtgtagaaaatatgtagtaattaattaaagaagtttaaacatatcataatcatttatatattgtataacacaTAAACCTTAGGTGAATTTAgagtaaataaattttttatttgttgaaaTTCCTTGATATTTTTTGCTAAATT
This genomic window contains:
- the LOC126597754 gene encoding chalcone--flavanone isomerase isoform X28, with the translated sequence MAPTPSLAGLQVETTAFPPSVKPPGSSNTLFLGGAGVRGLEIQGNFVKFTAIGVYLEENAVPLLAVKWKGKTAEELTESVEFFRDIVTGPFEKFIQVTTILPLTGQQYSDKVSENCVAFWKSIGIYTDAEGKAIEKFLEVFKDQNFPPGASILFTQSPKGSLTISFSRDASVPEAANTVIENKLLSEAVLESIVGKHGVSPAAKQSLAARLSELLNGCKESYRAEAGNEKVEA